From Chryseobacterium sp. H1D6B, a single genomic window includes:
- a CDS encoding MFS transporter, whose translation MQANPSTGISRTVIWLMAVISGLVVANNYYNQPLLALISEDLHVSESAASKISVLTQIGYALGLLLIVPLGDKFFRKKLILIDLFLVFGSLLWMTFATELWMLYAASLLIGTTSVIPQLFVPIAAELSSDEERSSNIGLVMSGLLLGILLSRFVGGIVGEMLGWRAMFGIAAGVMILVWLAVYKMLPEMHPNFKGTYKELMRSVFNLARTQPVLQLASFRGAMAFGSMCALFTTLVFHMEKPPFNAGSSVVGSFGLAGAVGALAAAKVGKLQKYLDLNRIILYSLLIVLGSWGFTYFAGETYWGLIAGVILVDLGVQSSHIMNQTNYFLIKTNAVNRLNTVYMVSYFIGGSLGTWLASLAWQYAQWDGVCFVGAAFGILALLAHILFSNKVNKASLNH comes from the coding sequence ATGCAGGCTAATCCTTCTACCGGAATCTCCCGTACTGTAATCTGGCTGATGGCCGTTATTTCAGGACTTGTAGTAGCAAATAATTATTATAACCAGCCTTTACTGGCGCTTATCTCTGAGGATCTTCACGTTTCTGAGAGTGCAGCAAGTAAAATCTCTGTTCTTACCCAGATCGGCTACGCATTGGGATTATTATTAATTGTTCCTTTGGGAGATAAGTTTTTCCGAAAAAAATTAATACTGATAGACCTTTTCCTCGTTTTTGGATCATTGCTGTGGATGACTTTTGCAACAGAATTATGGATGCTCTATGCAGCTAGCTTATTGATTGGTACTACCTCTGTTATTCCTCAGCTTTTTGTTCCCATCGCTGCAGAACTTTCTTCCGATGAAGAGCGGTCTTCTAATATTGGATTAGTGATGTCCGGTTTATTATTAGGAATTCTTTTATCCCGTTTTGTAGGCGGAATTGTAGGAGAAATGCTGGGATGGAGAGCGATGTTCGGGATTGCTGCAGGGGTAATGATTTTGGTATGGCTTGCCGTTTACAAAATGCTTCCGGAGATGCATCCTAATTTCAAAGGAACTTATAAAGAGCTGATGCGTTCTGTATTTAATTTAGCCCGGACACAGCCTGTTTTACAGCTGGCTTCCTTTCGCGGAGCAATGGCGTTTGGTTCCATGTGTGCTTTATTCACAACATTAGTTTTCCATATGGAAAAACCGCCTTTTAATGCAGGTTCTTCTGTGGTAGGAAGTTTCGGACTCGCTGGAGCAGTAGGAGCATTGGCAGCCGCCAAAGTAGGGAAACTTCAAAAATATCTGGATCTGAACAGAATTATATTATATTCATTATTGATCGTACTGGGAAGCTGGGGATTCACTTACTTCGCTGGAGAAACCTATTGGGGACTTATCGCCGGAGTTATTTTAGTAGATCTTGGCGTACAGTCCAGCCATATTATGAACCAGACCAATTATTTTTTAATAAAAACCAATGCCGTTAACAGGCTGAATACCGTGTATATGGTTTCCTACTTTATCGGCGGATCATTGGGAACATGGCTTGCTTCTCTTGCTTGGCAGTATGCCCAATGGGACGGAGTCTGTTTTGTAGGAGCAGCTTTCGGGATATTGGCCTTACTAGCCCATATATTATTCTCTAATAAAGTGAATAAGGCATCTTTAAATCATTAA
- a CDS encoding alpha/beta hydrolase — MKKLIIAGLFLMGLHSIQAQKNIPLYSGKAPGTENWKQKEAQTYSDLFKTEVVYNVAQPSILVFEADKAKASGTVIIIAPGGGFQSLSIKREGIDLAKKLADEGITAVVLKYRLLETKSNDPAREMMENIKDRKAFDSKTAPIKIMAGDDIKTAVTYVRSHAKELNIQPDKLGVIGFSAGASVILESVLHSKDASTVPNFAASIYGGPNEDVLASKIPAAIPMFICAASDDQLKLAPKSIQLYNKWLEAGQPVELHMYEKGGHGFGMGVQNLPVDHWIEQYTNWLKSHKYL, encoded by the coding sequence ATGAAAAAATTAATCATAGCAGGCCTTTTTCTTATGGGATTACATTCCATCCAGGCACAAAAAAACATTCCTTTATACAGCGGAAAAGCTCCGGGAACTGAAAACTGGAAACAGAAAGAAGCGCAGACGTATTCGGATCTTTTTAAAACAGAAGTTGTTTATAATGTAGCCCAGCCTTCAATTTTAGTATTTGAAGCTGATAAAGCCAAAGCCAGCGGAACTGTGATTATCATTGCCCCCGGAGGCGGATTTCAAAGTTTATCCATCAAAAGGGAAGGTATTGATTTAGCTAAAAAATTAGCCGATGAAGGCATTACAGCAGTCGTTTTGAAATACCGTTTATTGGAAACAAAATCTAATGATCCTGCCCGCGAGATGATGGAAAATATCAAAGATAGAAAAGCTTTTGATTCGAAAACCGCTCCTATTAAAATAATGGCTGGAGATGATATCAAAACAGCAGTCACTTACGTAAGAAGTCATGCCAAAGAGCTTAATATACAACCGGATAAGCTTGGAGTAATCGGGTTTTCTGCAGGAGCAAGTGTTATTCTGGAAAGTGTCCTTCATAGTAAAGATGCATCTACAGTACCCAATTTTGCGGCTTCTATTTACGGAGGTCCTAATGAAGATGTTTTAGCTTCAAAAATTCCTGCAGCAATCCCAATGTTTATTTGCGCTGCAAGTGACGACCAGCTGAAATTAGCCCCAAAAAGCATACAGCTTTACAACAAATGGCTGGAAGCAGGACAGCCTGTAGAACTTCATATGTATGAAAAAGGCGGCCACGGCTTTGGAATGGGAGTTCAGAATTTACCTGTAGATCATTGGATAGAACAGTATACCAATTGGTTAAAAAGCCATAAATACCTGTAA
- a CDS encoding glycoside hydrolase family 3 N-terminal domain-containing protein, which translates to MKKEQSTLLKAVQKANYSGLFLVLLATASVLKAQQNNASVTVNGKTFKDLNGNGKLDPWEDTRLSTDKRIDAVIKQMTNEEKASFLIGTGMPGIEVLVGPVGDSKAGLVPGAAGGTFALERFGIPAAVAADGPAGLRISPTRENDTKTYYATAFPVGTALASTWNKSLLEQVGKAMGNEVKEYGVDVLLAPALNIQRNPLNGRNFEYYSEDPLISGKTAAAIVNGIQSQGVGTSIKHFAANNEETNRLTINAHVSERAMRELYLKGFEITVKESQPWTVMSSYNLLNGVYTSESKDLLTQVLRNEWGFKGIVMTDWFGGFPGFESIRNGGNSDVVKQMNAGNDLLMPGIPVQKKVLLEALNSGKLSQKTADLNIQRILEFVFRSPTFAGYKYSNQPNLEHNALVTRNAAAEGMVLLKNDQNALPFAEKQKQVSLFGVTSYAWITGGTGSGSVNNKHTVSLLEGLNTAGYQLDNELVNLYKPYAEKEAAAEKERRKAKGILALPERLPEMKFDDSFINKKAETSEVAFITIGRNSGEGGDRVVDNDFNLAAEETAMIDQISKAFHAKGKKVVVILNIGGVIETASWKDKADAILLAWQPGQEGGHSAADVLSGKVNPSGKLTMTFPVKYEDTPSAKNFPGVPPENPKEVTYEEGVYVGYRYFNTFNVKPSYEFGYGKSYTNFSYGSIKINTPVFKDKIEVSIEIKNTGKVSGKEVVELYLSAPNTLIDKPKSELKAFAKTKELKPGESETVHLELTPKDLASFITGKSAWIAEKGKYRISIGSSSLDIKQTTDFNVNSDIIVENVQHVFPADKKFSDLKP; encoded by the coding sequence ATGAAGAAGGAACAATCTACGCTGTTAAAAGCTGTTCAGAAAGCCAACTATTCCGGATTATTTCTGGTTTTACTGGCAACGGCATCAGTATTAAAAGCACAGCAGAACAATGCTTCCGTTACGGTCAATGGAAAGACTTTTAAAGATCTGAACGGTAATGGAAAATTAGATCCCTGGGAAGATACACGGCTTTCAACCGATAAAAGAATTGATGCAGTCATTAAACAAATGACCAACGAAGAAAAAGCTTCATTTTTAATCGGAACCGGGATGCCCGGAATTGAAGTTCTCGTAGGACCTGTTGGAGATTCTAAAGCCGGTCTCGTTCCCGGAGCTGCGGGCGGAACTTTTGCTTTGGAAAGGTTTGGGATTCCTGCAGCCGTTGCAGCAGACGGCCCGGCAGGTTTGAGAATAAGCCCTACAAGGGAAAATGACACCAAAACCTATTATGCAACTGCTTTTCCTGTAGGAACTGCTTTAGCTTCTACCTGGAACAAATCTTTACTGGAGCAGGTAGGAAAAGCCATGGGAAATGAGGTGAAAGAATATGGAGTAGACGTACTGCTGGCGCCAGCCTTAAACATTCAGCGTAATCCTCTAAACGGAAGAAACTTTGAATATTATTCTGAAGATCCTCTAATTTCGGGGAAAACAGCTGCTGCTATCGTCAATGGCATTCAATCGCAGGGCGTGGGAACTTCTATCAAACATTTTGCAGCGAATAATGAAGAGACCAACCGTCTTACGATCAATGCCCACGTTTCTGAACGGGCAATGAGAGAATTATATCTGAAAGGTTTTGAAATTACAGTTAAAGAATCCCAGCCCTGGACGGTAATGTCTTCTTATAATTTATTGAATGGAGTGTATACCTCGGAAAGTAAAGATCTGCTAACGCAGGTTTTAAGAAACGAATGGGGGTTCAAAGGAATCGTAATGACAGACTGGTTCGGCGGTTTTCCAGGATTTGAATCCATTAGAAACGGAGGAAATTCTGATGTTGTAAAGCAGATGAATGCCGGAAATGATCTTTTGATGCCCGGAATTCCTGTTCAGAAAAAGGTTTTGCTGGAGGCTTTAAATTCAGGGAAATTATCTCAAAAAACAGCAGACCTGAATATCCAAAGAATCTTAGAATTTGTTTTCCGTTCTCCAACTTTTGCAGGATATAAATACAGTAATCAGCCCAATCTGGAACACAATGCTCTGGTTACCAGAAATGCAGCCGCGGAAGGAATGGTTCTGCTCAAAAATGATCAAAATGCGTTGCCGTTCGCCGAGAAACAAAAACAGGTTTCATTATTTGGGGTTACTTCTTATGCCTGGATCACAGGAGGTACAGGAAGCGGAAGCGTGAACAATAAACATACGGTTTCACTGCTGGAAGGGCTTAATACTGCAGGGTATCAATTAGACAATGAACTTGTAAATTTATATAAACCTTACGCAGAAAAAGAAGCAGCAGCGGAAAAAGAAAGAAGAAAGGCAAAAGGAATCTTAGCCCTGCCGGAAAGGCTTCCTGAAATGAAATTTGACGACAGCTTCATTAATAAAAAAGCCGAAACTTCTGAAGTCGCTTTCATTACAATCGGAAGAAATTCCGGAGAAGGCGGGGACAGGGTAGTAGACAATGATTTTAATCTTGCTGCTGAAGAAACAGCAATGATCGATCAGATCTCAAAAGCTTTTCATGCCAAAGGAAAAAAAGTTGTTGTTATTTTAAACATCGGCGGCGTGATAGAAACTGCTTCCTGGAAAGACAAAGCAGACGCTATTTTATTAGCCTGGCAGCCGGGACAGGAAGGAGGACATTCGGCGGCAGATGTGCTTTCAGGAAAAGTGAACCCGTCCGGAAAATTAACAATGACCTTCCCTGTAAAATATGAAGATACTCCGTCAGCAAAAAATTTCCCGGGAGTTCCTCCTGAAAACCCGAAAGAAGTGACTTACGAAGAAGGAGTGTATGTAGGATACCGCTATTTCAACACTTTCAACGTAAAACCTTCTTATGAATTTGGGTACGGAAAATCTTATACAAATTTCAGCTACGGCAGTATTAAAATAAATACTCCTGTTTTTAAAGATAAAATTGAAGTAAGTATCGAAATAAAAAATACAGGAAAAGTTTCTGGAAAAGAAGTGGTAGAATTGTACCTGTCAGCTCCCAATACTTTAATCGACAAGCCTAAATCTGAGCTTAAAGCTTTTGCTAAAACAAAAGAATTAAAACCGGGAGAAAGCGAGACTGTCCATTTAGAGCTTACTCCTAAAGATCTGGCCTCATTCATCACCGGTAAAAGTGCATGGATTGCCGAAAAAGGGAAGTACAGAATATCCATAGGTTCATCATCGCTGGATATTAAACAAACAACAGATTTTAATGTAAATTCTGATATCATCGTTGAAAATGTACAGCATGTTTTTCCTGCTGATAAAAAATTTTCAGATTTAAAACCATAG
- a CDS encoding glycoside hydrolase family 3 N-terminal domain-containing protein has protein sequence MKKTVLSIVMIAAGISVAAQNIHQITNAKGPVLGYSDESGIKILEVSGKKFKDLNKNGKLDKYEDWRLPVEERAKDLASKMSVEQIAGLMLYSAHQAVPAPSEGFRAGKYNGKFFSESGANPWDLTDQQKKFLKEDNLRHVLVTTLQSPEIAAKWNNNLQSYIEGLGLGIPANNSSDPRHSASVTAEFNEGAGGQISLWPDGLALGATFDPELVRKFGNIAAQEYRALGISTALSPQIDLGTEPRWYRIAYIFSESPELTADMARGYIDGFQTSTGKDVIKNGWGYKSVNAMVKHWPGGGPEEGGRDGHWAMGKYAVYPGNNFQNHVKPFVEGAFKLNGGTKEASAVMPYYTISFNQDTKNGENVGNGFSKYLITDLLRGKYGYDGVVCTDWLITADEGKTPGTFAGKPWGVEKLSIAERHYKVLEAGVDQFGGNNDKGPVLEAYQMGVKEHGEKYMRTRFEQSAVRLLKNIFRTGLFENPYVNVEETKKIVGNPEFMKAGYDAQVKSIVMLKNKAQILPIKERKTVYIPKRYSPATFNWWGIYTAPSLNYPVDMEMVKKHYNVTDDPLKADFAVVFVQSPHSEEGGYSDIDAKEGGNGYVPISLQYETYTAKEAREHSIAAGDSVVAPSVKDRTYKNKTTTVTNYTDLLNIQNTYKAMNGKPVIVSVTASKPMIFSEFENHADGILINFNVSNQAVIDIIAGKYEPSGLLPLQMPADMKTVETQKEDIPFDMIPYQDTEGHSYDFGYGMNWSGVIKDARTQKYTK, from the coding sequence ATGAAAAAGACAGTTTTAAGTATTGTGATGATCGCGGCAGGAATTTCAGTTGCTGCTCAAAACATCCATCAGATAACGAATGCAAAAGGACCGGTTCTTGGATATTCGGACGAATCCGGAATCAAAATCCTGGAAGTTTCGGGAAAGAAATTTAAAGATTTAAATAAAAACGGAAAACTTGACAAGTATGAAGACTGGAGGCTTCCGGTAGAAGAAAGAGCTAAAGATCTGGCTTCAAAAATGTCTGTCGAGCAGATTGCAGGGTTGATGCTTTACAGCGCGCATCAGGCTGTTCCTGCACCTTCAGAAGGTTTCAGAGCAGGAAAATATAACGGTAAATTTTTCAGTGAAAGCGGTGCAAATCCGTGGGATCTGACGGACCAGCAGAAGAAATTCCTGAAAGAAGACAATCTCCGACATGTTTTAGTAACAACTTTACAGTCACCAGAAATAGCGGCAAAATGGAACAATAATCTCCAGTCTTATATCGAAGGATTAGGCTTAGGAATTCCAGCTAACAACAGTTCAGATCCAAGACATTCTGCTTCTGTAACCGCCGAATTCAATGAAGGAGCAGGAGGACAGATCTCTCTTTGGCCGGACGGACTGGCTTTAGGAGCAACTTTCGATCCAGAACTGGTGAGGAAATTCGGAAATATCGCCGCCCAGGAATACCGGGCATTGGGAATCTCGACCGCTTTGTCGCCGCAGATTGATCTGGGAACGGAACCCCGCTGGTACAGAATCGCTTACATTTTCAGTGAAAGCCCGGAACTCACTGCCGATATGGCAAGAGGCTACATCGACGGATTTCAGACTTCTACAGGAAAAGATGTCATCAAAAACGGATGGGGCTACAAAAGTGTCAATGCTATGGTAAAACACTGGCCGGGCGGGGGTCCTGAAGAGGGCGGAAGAGACGGACACTGGGCTATGGGAAAATATGCTGTTTATCCTGGAAATAATTTTCAAAACCATGTAAAGCCTTTTGTAGAAGGCGCTTTTAAATTAAACGGAGGTACCAAAGAAGCTTCTGCAGTAATGCCTTACTATACGATCAGCTTCAATCAGGATACAAAAAATGGAGAAAATGTAGGAAATGGATTCAGCAAGTATCTGATTACGGATCTCCTTCGTGGAAAATACGGCTACGATGGAGTAGTATGCACCGACTGGCTGATCACAGCTGATGAAGGGAAAACTCCCGGAACCTTCGCTGGAAAACCTTGGGGTGTAGAAAAACTTTCTATCGCAGAACGCCACTACAAAGTATTGGAAGCCGGAGTAGACCAATTTGGAGGAAATAATGATAAGGGTCCTGTTTTAGAAGCATATCAAATGGGAGTTAAAGAACACGGGGAAAAGTATATGCGTACCCGTTTCGAGCAGTCGGCGGTACGTTTATTAAAGAATATTTTCAGAACCGGCTTGTTTGAAAATCCTTACGTAAATGTGGAAGAAACAAAAAAAATCGTTGGAAATCCTGAATTTATGAAAGCAGGATATGACGCCCAGGTAAAATCTATCGTCATGCTAAAAAATAAAGCACAGATCCTTCCTATAAAAGAACGCAAAACAGTCTACATTCCAAAAAGATATTCTCCTGCAACATTCAACTGGTGGGGAATTTATACAGCTCCATCATTAAATTACCCTGTAGATATGGAAATGGTGAAGAAGCATTATAATGTCACAGATGATCCTTTAAAAGCAGATTTTGCCGTTGTTTTTGTTCAAAGTCCGCACAGTGAAGAAGGAGGCTACAGTGATATTGATGCAAAAGAAGGCGGAAACGGCTACGTTCCGATCTCTCTTCAATACGAAACTTATACCGCAAAAGAGGCCAGAGAACACAGTATTGCAGCCGGAGATTCTGTGGTTGCCCCTTCTGTAAAAGACAGAACTTATAAGAACAAAACAACCACGGTAACAAATTATACAGACCTGCTGAATATCCAGAATACTTACAAAGCTATGAACGGAAAACCTGTAATCGTTTCTGTGACCGCTTCAAAACCGATGATCTTTTCTGAATTTGAAAATCATGCCGACGGGATTTTAATCAATTTTAATGTCTCTAATCAGGCGGTAATAGATATTATCGCAGGAAAATATGAACCTTCAGGCCTTCTTCCGCTCCAGATGCCCGCAGATATGAAGACCGTAGAAACTCAGAAAGAAGATATTCCGTTTGATATGATTCCGTATCAAGATACTGAAGGACATTCTTATGATTTCGGATACGGAATGAACTGGTCCGGTGTGATCAAAGATGCAAGAACACAGAAATACACTAAATAA